The following coding sequences lie in one Danio rerio strain Tuebingen ecotype United States chromosome 3, GRCz12tu, whole genome shotgun sequence genomic window:
- the atp5mc1 gene encoding ATP synthase F(0) complex subunit C1, mitochondrial (The RefSeq protein has 1 substitution compared to this genomic sequence): MYACAKFVSSPAVIRGGSRALARPISVVFSRPEARSEQAALLPVSEAALLNLTRGFQTSVASRDIDTAAKFIGAGAATVGVAGSGAGIGTVFGSLIIGYARNPSLKQQLFSYAILGFALSEAMGLFCLMVAFLILFAM; the protein is encoded by the exons ATGTACGCGTGTGCTAAGTTTGTCTCCTCACCTGCTGTG ATCCGTGGTGGATCCAGGGCTTTGGCACGGCCCATTTCAGTGGTGTTCAGCAGACCTGAAGCAAGATCTGAACAG gCAGCTCTATTGCCAGTCAGTGAAGCAGCCCTTCTTAATGTAACTCGGGGCTTCCAGACCAGCGTTGCATCCAGGGATATCGACACAGCAGCCAAATTCATTGGCGCTGGTGCTGCCACAGTCGGTGTGGCCGGATCTGGAGCTGGAATCGGGACAGTGTTCGGCAGCCTCATTATTGGCTATGCCAG GAATCCCTCCTTGAAACAGCAGCTCTTTTCCTATGCCATTTTGGGCTTTGCATTGTCTGAGGCCATGGGTCTGTTCTGTCTGATGGTGGCGTTCCTCATCCTGTTCGCCATGTAA
- the ube2z gene encoding ubiquitin-conjugating enzyme E2 Z isoform X1 — MADSVTEEANGSVGAAQGHGAQLSASLGNSIPGHSSASPPPADTGLAVVEPGMAHTITPAVESGLGVLTHAVSSTVPVAVLPSLPPGIGSGVPAGAGLLSQIHATSWDPTLSTDWDNEKASQQCILRIKRDIMSIYKEPPPGMFVVPDPHDMTKIHALITGPFDTPYEGGFFLFLFRCPPDYPIHPPRVKLITTGHNTVRFNPNFYRNGKVCLSILGTWTGPAWSPAQSISSVLISIQSLMTENPYHNEPGFEQERHPGDSKNYNECIRHETMRVAVCDMLEGKVSCPEALWSVMEKSFLEYYDFYEGVCKERLHLQGQNMQDPFGEKRGRFDYQGLLTRLRAIQRRLREKCPPEDNDGDSDSDTSSSGTDPDSQGSSQP, encoded by the exons ATGGCGGACAGCGTTACGGAGGAGGCCAACGGTTCCGTGGGGGCGGCGCAGGGCCACGGAGCGCAGTTGTCCGCGAGTTTGGGTAATTCTATACCGGGGCATTCATCAGCCTCACCGCCTCCGGCAGACACCGGCCTGGCTGTGGTCGAGCCCGGGATGGCGCATACCATCACTCCGGCCGTGGAGAGCGGGCTCGGTGTGCTCACCCATGCGGTCAGTTCCACAGTCCCCGTGGCCGTTCTTCCATCCCTGCCGCCCGGTATCGGTTCTGGAGTCCCGGCCGGAGCGGGCCTCCTGTCTCAAATTCACGCCACCTCCTGGGATCCCACGTTAAGCACCGACTGGGACAACGAAAAGGCGTCTCAGCAGTGTATTCTCCGAATAAAAAG AGACATTATGTCCATTTATAAAGAACCCCCTCCAGGTATGTTTGTGGTCCCAGATCCCCATGACATGACTAAG ATTCACGCTCTCATCACTGGCCCCTTTGACACACCATATGAGGGTGGCTTCTTCCTCTTTCTGTTTCGCTGTCCCCCAGACTATCCCATTCACCCTCCACGTGTCAAACTGATCACTACCGGACACAACACTGTTCGTTTCAACCCCAACTTTTACCGGAATGGCAAGGTTTGCCTCAGCATTCTTGG CACTTGGACTGGTCCAGCATGGAGTCCTGCACAGAGTATCTCCTCTGTTCTCATTTCAATACAGTCCCTAATGACTGAAAATCCTTACCATAACGAGCCGGGTTTTGAGCAG GAAAGGCATCCAGGTGACAGCAAAAACTATAACGAGTGCATCCGCCATGAGACGATGCGAGTTGCTGTGTGTGATATGCTGGAGGGTAAAGTGTCGTGTCCTGAGGCCTTGTG GAGCGTGATGGAAAAATCCTTCTTGGAGTACTATGACTTCTATGAGGGGGTTTGCAAAGAACGCCTGCATCTCCAGGGACAGAACATGCAG GATCCTTTTGGGGAGAAGCGAGGTCGCTTTGACTACCAGGGTTTGTTGACTCGTCTCAGAGCCATCCAGAGGCGATTGCGGGAAAAGTGCCCACCAGAGGACAACGACGGCGACTCTGACTCTGACACCAGCTCTTCCGGCACCGATCCAGACAGTCAGGGCAGCTCACAGCCTTAG